TGATTATTCTGGTAACAATAGTGTTGTCATATTCTTGCATTGCACCCATTGGGTCAGACTTCGATCAGCTCCATTGACAGGCATCAACCAATTATTGCACCACTTGAATTTCCACTATTTCATTTTCAGTAGAAAAACCACCATTGTGAGCATTAAAGCCTTGAATATCAGACAGAAACTTACCAAAAATAGAAACCCTTGAATCATAATATTCACCTGcagtctaaaaaaaaaaatcccatTAAACGCTCCCGTGTCTTTTGACCAAATCAGATCTTCATTCTCCCCAGCTTATTAATACCGAATAgataataagttaataacacaaaattattatatttaatttaatatttataattttatattatataatatttatagttatatatttattaaatttaaattgtttatttattttggaaataattaaaaaatataaaataaaaaaattgtaggTTACTTTCTACTTATTTTTACTTCttctaaatatcttttatttGCAAATTTATGGCAATGAATATAACTATTTGGATTGAACTCAACTCTTAGTAATATTAATGTAGTGAATGTGGAAAATAATCAGGAAATaaaatattcatcaaatattcACCTTTgaatgaaaaattagttttaatttgatCTAACGATAAAACTTCCTTATTTTACCTTCTAAAGTAAAATCCTACGGTAAACAAATTGGTCCAATAGTTTATTGGCATAATGAAAATCAATTGAGAAGGAACAAAGGAACAAAGgcataagaagaaaaagaaaaaagacttGTTGAacttatttacaaaaataatttgctcacataacatttttttcttattctaaaACACAagtcaaattttattttctaaaattggaaaaatacatacatacattcatacatgtATCTTCTTTAAAGAGGTAGTGTTATCCGACAGTAACAAGAATTAAATACCAAAGATTCGATCTCATTCCGTTAGCAAACTCATTAATGAGAAAAAAACTtcaagaaaattaattaattgacagCCCAAATTCGTTGAAGAttatcaaatcaatttttttacagATATTATTGTTTAGTACTTTGAAATTGTAACGATGAACCGGTTCAATTCTTTCCAATTGCAAATTGGAACCGAATCATTAAGACGTGAAAATTTATTCCACACAAGTGGACAGAAGATGGCAATGAAAATTGCCTTATCAAACAAGTTTGCTCAGCAAGAGACGGCTGAAAAAGGAAAGTAATTTTTCATTTGTTCAAGATATCTGTATAAAACACCAAAATAAGCAAGTTATTTGTAATAACCGAGTTTTATCAACTTGCactaaaagtttaaaatagaaCACACTATTATTAGTAGCAATAAAAGCACATAACCCTCCCAAATCACGTAGCCAATCAGTCAAATTTAATTCAAAGATTTTCTAAGTTAATACAAAGATATTAATTAGAAGAGTAGAACCGATTACTGTAATTATAAAGATCTCAGTATATTCAATTAAACCTTTTAATATTGTGCACAACTACAAACTCTAATCAACACTATACAATACaagtttttatataaataacctTTAATCATGCCACTATCAATacatattcaaattcaaaattgcaacatctctttctctcttgaGCCATGGCAGCACAAAGTTCGGATGCTTGTCCTTCTGAATCCTCAAGCATCTCTGGCACCTCCCAAGGGATTGATAACAACACAAGGGACAATGATCTAGCTTCTGAACCGGACCAAGCCTCaaattccaataataatatGGAAAGGATGTTGGATTTTGTGAAGCTCTCCCACAACGATGTTTCATCGATTCGATGTTCTTCCAACGTGAAAGAGCTCGATTTTTTCAACACTGGGAAGAGGGTGATGGGATCATCGTCAACTTGGACTAATAATAATGTTGACgaaggaaaagatgaaaacaccgaagaaaaagaaaggatttCAGAGCCGAAAACTTTCTCTTGCAATTTTTGCAAGAGAGAGTTCTCGTCCTCTCAAGCCCTTGGTGGGCACCAAAATGCCCACAAACAAGAGCGTGCGATAGCGAAACGTCGCCAAGGGATGGACACGGGTGCTTTTGGTCACCCTCACTTTCCATATTACCCTTACCATAGCTTTTCCACACCATCTTTATACGGGTCCTATAATAGGACACTTGGGGTAAGAGTCGAATCCATGATTCACAAACCTTCTTATCCTTGGTCTGCTGCTCTTAGGTTTGGTCGTAATCTTAATTGGTCAACGCAGGGGATTCTtggttcatcatcatcattagcACTTGATAGGTTAAGTATTGAGGGTTTGCAACCAAATAATGAAGTAGGCGgggttagtggaattcaagcaagttcttcAAATTTGAGAAAAGAAGATGATAATGGTGGTAATGGAACTAATCCCCAATTAGGAGATTCTTCTACCAACAATGTTGCTACAAGTCTCACTCGCCATGCAAAGGATGATCAGGATCCCAAGACAGATAATGAACCCTCTAGTTCTGAGTCTCTGGGGCTTGATTTGTCACTTAAGCTTTAAGTTTGAACTTTAATTCATATTAGTTATGtagtttattcttttttttgtctGTATATTTCATCTTAACTTTTAGTTCATGCGTTATGGATAATACTATTACTAGTTTATTTTTCATGTGATCATTTTAGTATATTGACAATGTCATAGATTAAACGGTAATATATATATGGTATAAATGCTAATGTGCATTATTACACCTTTTTCGTCCTatcttattatctttttcattcatactcatttttcatttaatagtTTACCTggctaataaaaaaatcttatgcAAAGTTTGCAACTGCTCCACTTGCACAAGGTCCTGTGAAGCATATTGAAATCTTTACATTAATTAAGCTCACAGATATGCAAGTACTGCTAGAAGCAAAGCAATCATAACTGATACAACAATGCTACCAAATAAGTTGGTTCTTTTCCATGGATAATTGATAATTGCAACAACATATATAATACTCTACTGCCTctacaaataaataaagaatgctactttattttaaaacatggaTATCACGATTTACATAAAATTTTCCAAGAAAGGCAAGTGCATTTCAACAACGAGCCTACTACACATACAAGCCTTTTTggcttacaagtcttacaagtccAATAAAACACACGCATTACACTTAATTAACACATTACACACTTCCACATTCAAGAGTAAATAAATCGCACGCTATTCAACATGCATTATACACTTCCTGTTTCCAAAGCATTATGAAtgactctttttcttcttcctccatgaaaacaattttcttgccaaatttgaagataatggaacttcagaaatacacccaaacgattacagaaatacacccaaaggattacagaaatacacccaaacggttacaggaattcacccaaacgattatagaaatacacccaaaggattacagaaatacacccaaaggatttaataAATACACCTGAAATTCGTTGAAGTGCACCTTATGCATatttcagaactctttctctttctccttctcatcttctgctgcttcttcttcttcaaaaacgatttcagagcttgatgtcaaaaaacaatgaaaatcgagaataatgaagaaagaaaacagagagaaaaacacgtaaatgaagaagaagaacagaaagaggaagaagaacgtgcaggaagaagaagaagaaagagaaggcaagaaacgaaagaaaagaagaagaagaagaagaggaagaggaagaagaacgtagACCTTGAATTGCGTTTTTGGGGTTTATTCGTTAATtaacttgtaaagcatacaagccctaatggcttgtatgcagagcttttcTGTTCAGGAACATGGTAGCATGAACACCAACAAGTTCTTCTCTGATGAGTTCTAGTTACTCATATTAATTATGAATCACCCTCAACATATCTCAATCCTCTTCTCTGCAACAAGGACATAGATTAGACAATTTCAGCCAAGCTTTAAAAGCTTCATATTCGAATAACATAGCAGCATAGAGTGACAATAACAGTAACAACAGCAGAAATATAGAACATGGGAAGAAAAGCCTCCTGTGTTGTACTCCAGCAGAATCCACTGGAAGCCTAGTGTGTGTTTGGTTTGGAATGGAAAAATAGCGctgataagaaaagaaaattagagaAGTTCtagataagaaaagaaaaatgattacGTGAAtgggaaaagaaaagagaaaaacgatGTTTAATATGGTGATGTGAATGTCAAAGGTTGGAAAAGATTGGACATTGAGATGATGAAAGAATACCTGTTAGTTGGTCAATAAAAAGCGGGATTCAAATCCTGGTTCAGTACCACACGTATTCCCCACTTCTTCACATCCACATAGTTGTGGGCATTAGCTTCGAATACAAAGCGGGATCCATGAAGATCATGCAGCTTTCCATCCTGAATGAGTAGTTGGCGAGAAAGATAGAATAGGCAGAGGTGAACCAATTCACCCctcacctcctcctccttttcATGCCAATAAACATAGTACACTAGGTTGCCTTTTCCTGTATGGTCGTAAAAGTAGAGTTTAATGGAGAGGGATTGTTCAAATTGAACAAGAATGTGGGCACAAAGGGCAATGCCAATCCAATTGTTGTCATTGGCATTCGGAAATGATTCTATCCACATTGAATTATCCGCCCCCTTATTCTGATCCTTAAACCACCTTGGAATTGGAACTCCACTCCCTGGTATTACAATAGCAACTCTACCAGTGGATTCATTGTGTACCTGTAACcacaaaaacacaaacaacCCTAATCATTTGATAAACAAGAGCAGCAATAATGGCAACAACAATACGCACGCACCTTAATGTACTCTCTCATCCATGAACTACCCATTCCACTCAACCTTTCCTTCTCTACTATTTTCGGGCAGTtcaacatactcaattctcccctTTTCACAAGTTTTGTTCGCTCTGCCGCTGAATAGGATAATGGCAATGGGAACTCATCTACATACATTAGCCGTTTGCAGTTATCTAACACCAACACTCTCAGTCTGGGAAGCTTGTTTATGAAATCAGGTACTCTAACTATATTGTTTCCCTTGAAAAATAAGAACACTAAATAATGTAAGGATGATATGGCCTCAGGGATAGTATGCAGATTACAATCACTTAGGTTAAGATAATTCACGCAGCTTAAGCGAGCCAGAGAAAGCCTACACAGATGGAACACATGGTTGTATCTACTTTTAGAATAATTGAAGAAATGGAATGGTAACCTAAGCTTAAGCCACATATTTTAGTGAAGATATACCGAATACAGGGATGGGAAAACTCATTAAACTTGTGCACCCACTCAAATCTAACTGAACAAATTTTCTTAGGTCTCCAGTTGATGGATGTATGTGCTTAAGCTTTCTACATCTTATAAGGAACAGCCGCTCAAGATTTGGAGCCTGGCTAAGGTTTGGAGGCTTCACAAGATTTTCGGAGTCAAAGAGATTCAATTCCTTCAAATTGTCCAGACACTGTTGCACAGTTAGAAA
The genomic region above belongs to Arachis duranensis cultivar V14167 chromosome 3, aradu.V14167.gnm2.J7QH, whole genome shotgun sequence and contains:
- the LOC110279598 gene encoding zinc finger protein 4-like, encoding MAAQSSDACPSESSSISGTSQGIDNNTRDNDLASEPDQASNSNNNMERMLDFVKLSHNDVSSIRCSSNVKELDFFNTGKRVMGSSSTWTNNNVDEGKDENTEEKERISEPKTFSCNFCKREFSSSQALGGHQNAHKQERAIAKRRQGMDTGAFGHPHFPYYPYHSFSTPSLYGSYNRTLGVRVESMIHKPSYPWSAALRFGRNLNWSTQGILGSSSSLALDRLSIEGLQPNNEVGGVSGIQASSSNLRKEDDNGGNGTNPQLGDSSTNNVATSLTRHAKDDQDPKTDNEPSSSESLGLDLSLKL